The following proteins come from a genomic window of bacterium:
- a CDS encoding PAS domain S-box protein encodes MEHLSPSDNGFASTCLSSSHAEGGSVFVGGADGLLEFDGQEWRELTTPGRTQVRSVMALPDGQVAYGAVNEFGIFFADQRRDWQVRQLSDSLKGRAPYFREIRAICALSHGLYFQSQEFLARWQDGLLQLFLPPGSIGGAVAVGDTLYLQVEQLGLVRLDPRLIPKGQLQIPDAALRPVLGPDLFVGGNRLVLLLPMEGGLMLGTLYGGVHQLAAGRTRPLASLSTLVRPLQLFHGVRLADGGLALATLQGGVLLLDRRGVLRRQLGEEDDLPSPMAVHLSVDPRGDLWIASTEGLSRVGLSQSWTVLDQADGLRGQPLSLARHQGELVVGTTQGLFRLEQTLDGRSGSFRPLTGTPGIAWQLLPTGPSLLAILGGRLLEIGAGPARALPGGQPTFLHQDRHRAGRVWAGAEGRLRWLEHGLGGWQVAGEVPGVRGMANSMAQDAGGALWVGCNDVGVYLVEEGPEGWRARLHGVDQGLPPGSCRVVGLGDSLVVLASGGAFSPDAAGRLRPVSWVDPPPGWTLNAATELTLAEGTLWGLFREGLARLTLADGLREWRPIIPTRSGQRPGPLLVEGDELWVGVDRDLRHYRRLPGGGEQAVCDLPVKLRSLVLDGREWAGNAGGLRGLERIRGSGPLEVRVACGMADRDGTQWSWRVEGLDAAWSEWSPDARLNISWLPGGRYKVLVRHRQGESASAPILLARIVVPQPWHSHWWVRGLALLLLVGAVFGLARGRARHLRRMNEALEAEILERRRAEAALRSSESRYRNLFEHALDGIIIMDESCFLQVNPSACRIYGRSASDLVGRSPVELSPPLQADGSPSAEQARAMLDAALAGECRHFEWTHLRPDGSPLHVEVSLSPLDLGDTRLVLAEVRDVSERRQLEEQLRQSQKMEAVGRLAGGVAHDFNNILMVILGQCDLLMMSLDASDPIREELQQVRDAAQRASQLTRQLLAFSRRQTLHPQRISLNIVLGDLEKMLRRVIGETIEINLNLATDLLRVSVDPGQMDQVIINLAVNARDAMPAGGALNISTRNILLTAQRARELGVREGPHILLSIRDNGQGIRPELIDHIFEPFFTTKDHGKGTGLGLATVYGIITQSEGAIRVESLPGEGSCFEIYLPASLVEGEGEPGPDAAPALESGDQERILLVEDEGAVRDVLQRTLENHGYQVETAVDGREGLDKLLNGWPPDLVLSDVVMPNLGGFELVRAMRKAGCRQPVVLMTGYTDRDLNPEDLDSLAITVLIKPFGPGALLREIQRRLFELR; translated from the coding sequence GTGGAGCACCTGTCCCCCTCCGACAACGGCTTCGCCAGCACCTGTCTTTCCAGCAGCCACGCCGAAGGGGGCAGCGTCTTCGTGGGCGGGGCCGACGGACTGCTGGAGTTCGATGGACAGGAGTGGCGGGAGCTGACCACGCCGGGCCGCACCCAGGTCAGAAGCGTCATGGCCTTGCCCGACGGCCAAGTGGCCTATGGCGCCGTCAACGAGTTCGGCATCTTCTTCGCCGACCAGCGCCGCGACTGGCAGGTGCGCCAGTTGTCCGACAGCCTGAAAGGTCGGGCGCCCTACTTCCGCGAGATCCGCGCGATCTGCGCCCTCTCCCACGGCCTCTACTTCCAGAGCCAGGAGTTCCTGGCCCGTTGGCAGGACGGCCTGCTGCAGCTCTTCCTGCCCCCCGGATCCATTGGCGGCGCCGTGGCGGTGGGGGACACGCTTTATCTGCAGGTCGAGCAGCTGGGCCTCGTGCGGCTGGATCCACGCCTCATCCCCAAGGGCCAGCTGCAGATCCCCGACGCGGCGCTGCGCCCCGTGCTGGGTCCCGACCTCTTCGTCGGGGGCAACCGCCTGGTCCTCCTGCTGCCCATGGAAGGGGGCCTGATGCTGGGCACGCTCTACGGCGGCGTCCATCAGCTGGCGGCGGGACGGACCCGCCCGCTGGCCTCCCTTTCCACGCTGGTGCGTCCCCTTCAGCTGTTTCATGGTGTTCGCCTGGCCGACGGGGGGCTGGCCCTCGCCACCCTCCAGGGCGGCGTCCTTCTGTTGGACCGGCGGGGCGTGCTGCGGCGACAGCTGGGCGAGGAGGACGACCTGCCCTCGCCCATGGCCGTCCATCTCAGCGTGGACCCCCGCGGCGATCTGTGGATCGCCAGCACGGAAGGCCTGAGCCGGGTGGGCTTGTCGCAGAGCTGGACCGTGCTTGATCAGGCCGACGGCCTGCGGGGCCAGCCGCTCAGCCTGGCGCGGCACCAGGGCGAACTGGTGGTGGGCACGACCCAGGGGCTTTTCCGGCTGGAACAGACGCTGGACGGCCGCAGCGGATCCTTCCGCCCGCTGACCGGGACGCCCGGCATTGCCTGGCAGCTGCTGCCCACCGGCCCCTCGCTGCTGGCCATCCTCGGTGGGCGTCTCCTGGAGATCGGAGCTGGACCGGCGCGGGCGCTGCCAGGGGGACAGCCCACCTTCCTCCACCAGGACCGCCACCGCGCCGGGCGAGTCTGGGCGGGCGCGGAGGGCCGTCTGCGCTGGTTGGAGCACGGACTGGGCGGCTGGCAAGTGGCCGGCGAGGTGCCCGGCGTGCGCGGCATGGCCAACTCCATGGCTCAGGACGCGGGCGGCGCCCTGTGGGTGGGGTGCAACGACGTGGGCGTTTATCTGGTGGAGGAAGGGCCGGAGGGTTGGCGCGCCCGGCTCCATGGGGTGGACCAGGGACTGCCGCCGGGCAGCTGCCGGGTGGTGGGCTTGGGGGACTCCCTCGTCGTGCTGGCCTCTGGCGGCGCCTTTTCGCCGGACGCCGCGGGCCGCTTGCGCCCCGTGTCCTGGGTTGATCCCCCACCGGGCTGGACGCTGAACGCCGCCACGGAGTTGACCTTGGCCGAGGGCACGCTGTGGGGCCTCTTCCGCGAGGGGCTGGCCCGCCTGACCCTGGCGGACGGCCTGCGCGAATGGCGCCCCATCATCCCCACCCGTTCCGGACAACGACCGGGACCTTTGCTGGTCGAGGGCGATGAGCTGTGGGTGGGGGTGGACCGCGACCTGCGCCATTACCGGCGGCTGCCCGGTGGCGGGGAGCAGGCGGTGTGCGACCTGCCGGTGAAGCTGCGCAGCCTGGTGCTGGACGGGCGGGAGTGGGCCGGCAACGCCGGGGGCCTGCGGGGGCTGGAACGCATCCGCGGCTCCGGGCCGCTGGAGGTGCGGGTGGCGTGCGGGATGGCGGACCGGGACGGCACGCAGTGGTCCTGGCGGGTGGAAGGCCTGGACGCCGCCTGGAGCGAATGGAGTCCTGACGCTCGCCTGAACATCTCATGGCTGCCGGGCGGACGCTACAAGGTGCTGGTCCGCCACCGGCAGGGCGAGTCCGCCTCCGCCCCGATCCTGCTTGCCCGCATCGTCGTTCCACAGCCCTGGCACAGCCACTGGTGGGTGCGGGGACTGGCCCTGCTCCTGCTGGTGGGCGCCGTCTTCGGCTTGGCCCGGGGCCGGGCCCGCCACCTGCGCCGCATGAATGAGGCGCTGGAGGCGGAGATCCTGGAGCGACGACGCGCCGAAGCGGCCTTGCGTTCTTCCGAGTCGCGCTACCGCAACCTCTTCGAGCACGCCCTGGACGGCATCATCATCATGGATGAGAGTTGCTTCCTGCAGGTCAACCCCTCCGCCTGCCGCATCTACGGGCGCTCGGCCAGCGATCTGGTGGGCCGCAGCCCGGTGGAGCTGTCGCCCCCCCTGCAGGCCGACGGCAGCCCTTCCGCCGAGCAGGCCCGGGCCATGCTGGACGCGGCGCTGGCCGGCGAGTGCCGCCATTTCGAATGGACCCACCTGCGGCCGGACGGCAGCCCCCTGCATGTGGAGGTCAGCCTCTCGCCGCTGGATCTGGGCGACACCCGGCTGGTGCTGGCCGAGGTGCGGGACGTGAGCGAGCGCCGCCAACTGGAGGAGCAACTGCGGCAGTCGCAGAAGATGGAGGCGGTGGGGCGGTTGGCCGGTGGCGTGGCCCACGACTTCAACAACATCCTCATGGTCATCCTGGGCCAATGCGACCTGCTCATGATGAGCCTGGACGCCAGCGATCCCATCCGCGAGGAGCTGCAGCAGGTGCGGGACGCCGCCCAGCGCGCCTCCCAGCTGACCCGCCAGCTGCTCGCCTTCAGCCGCCGCCAGACCCTGCATCCCCAGCGCATCTCCCTCAACATCGTCCTGGGCGACCTGGAGAAGATGCTGCGCCGGGTCATCGGCGAGACGATCGAGATCAACCTCAACCTCGCCACCGACCTGCTGCGGGTCAGCGTGGACCCGGGACAGATGGACCAGGTCATCATCAACCTGGCCGTCAACGCCCGCGACGCCATGCCGGCGGGCGGCGCGCTCAACATCAGCACGCGCAACATCCTGCTCACCGCCCAACGCGCCCGTGAGCTGGGCGTGCGGGAAGGCCCCCACATCCTGCTCAGCATCCGCGACAACGGACAAGGCATCAGGCCGGAGCTGATCGACCACATCTTCGAGCCCTTCTTCACCACGAAGGACCATGGCAAGGGGACAGGGCTGGGCCTCGCCACGGTTTACGGCATCATCACGCAAAGCGAGGGCGCCATCCGGGTGGAGAGCCTGCCGGGCGAAGGCAGCTGCTTCGAGATCTACCTGCCCGCCTCCCTGGTGGAGGGGGAGGGCGAGCCGGGACCCGACGCGGCCCCCGCGCTGGAGTCCGGCGACCAGGAGCGCATCCTGCTGGTCGAGGACGAGGGGGCGGTGCGCGATGTGCTGCAGCGCACGCTGGAGAACCATGGCTACCAGGTCGAGACGGCGGTGGACGGACGCGAGGGGCTGGACAAACTGCTCAACGGCTGGCCGCCCGACCTCGTGCTCAGCGATGTGGTGATGCCCAACCTGGGCGGTTTCGAGCTGGTGCGGGCCATGCGCAAGGCCGGGTGCCGGCAGCCGGTGGTGCTGATGACGGGCTACACGGACCGCGATCTCAATCCGGAGGATCTGGACAGCCTGGCCATCACGGTGCTGATCAAACCATTCGGTCCGGGCGCCCTGCTGCGTGAGATCCAGCGCCGGCTGTTCGAGCTGCGCTGA
- a CDS encoding isocitrate/isopropylmalate dehydrogenase family protein: MSASKAHKITLIQGDGIGPEVTAAARRVIAATGVKVEWDLMPAGAGAAETHGNTLPDETLESIRANKVALKGPLTTPIGGGFRSVNVALRKELDLYANIRPVRSSLGITEHHKPINLVLFRENTEDLYAGLEQDIAPGVAQSLKIITEKASTRIARAAFAWAAQKQRHTVHAVHKANIMKKSDGLFLQSVRKVASEYPDLQYKEIIVDNCAMQMVMRPEIFDVVVLGNLYGDIISDLCAGLVGGLGVVPGANVGDDCAVFESVHGSAPDIAGRGIANPIATILSGNLMLRHLGEEKAADRVQAALTLFMADKSNLTPDLGGTATTDQLVDGILRKLDLLK, encoded by the coding sequence ATGAGCGCCAGCAAGGCCCACAAGATCACCCTCATCCAGGGGGACGGCATCGGTCCGGAAGTGACGGCGGCGGCCCGGCGGGTGATCGCCGCCACGGGCGTCAAGGTGGAGTGGGACTTGATGCCGGCCGGGGCCGGCGCGGCCGAGACCCACGGCAACACCCTGCCCGATGAGACGCTGGAGTCCATCCGCGCCAACAAGGTGGCGCTCAAGGGGCCGCTCACGACCCCCATCGGCGGCGGCTTCCGCAGCGTCAACGTGGCCCTGCGCAAGGAGCTGGACCTCTACGCCAACATCCGCCCCGTGCGCTCCTCCCTCGGCATCACCGAGCACCACAAGCCCATCAACCTGGTCCTCTTCCGCGAGAACACGGAGGACCTCTACGCCGGCCTGGAGCAGGACATCGCCCCCGGCGTGGCGCAGAGCCTGAAGATCATCACGGAGAAGGCCTCCACCCGCATCGCCCGCGCCGCCTTCGCCTGGGCCGCGCAGAAACAGCGCCACACGGTCCACGCCGTGCACAAGGCCAACATCATGAAGAAGTCGGACGGCCTCTTCCTGCAAAGCGTGCGCAAAGTGGCCAGCGAGTACCCGGACCTCCAGTACAAGGAGATCATCGTCGACAACTGCGCCATGCAGATGGTGATGCGGCCCGAGATCTTCGATGTGGTGGTGCTGGGCAACCTCTACGGCGACATCATCAGCGACCTCTGCGCCGGGCTGGTGGGCGGCCTGGGGGTGGTGCCGGGCGCCAACGTGGGCGACGACTGCGCCGTCTTCGAGTCCGTCCACGGCAGTGCGCCGGACATCGCCGGCCGCGGGATCGCCAACCCCATCGCCACCATCCTCTCGGGCAACCTCATGCTCCGCCATCTGGGCGAGGAGAAGGCGGCCGACCGCGTGCAGGCGGCGCTCACCCTCTTCATGGCGGACAAGAGCAACCTGACCCCCGACCTGGGCGGCACGGCCACCACCGACCAGCTGGTGGACGGCATCCTGCGCAAGCTGGACCTGCTGAAGTAG
- the ccoS gene encoding cbb3-type cytochrome oxidase assembly protein CcoS, whose protein sequence is MSVIYLVLPLALLIAAGMIWAFMRSVRRGQFDDLDTPALRMLFDDHPARRDKAGQAGDPPTKAADEAEPPSA, encoded by the coding sequence GTGTCCGTCATCTACCTCGTCCTGCCCCTCGCCCTGCTCATCGCCGCCGGCATGATCTGGGCCTTCATGCGCTCCGTCCGCCGCGGCCAGTTCGACGACCTGGACACACCGGCCCTGCGCATGCTCTTCGACGACCACCCGGCCCGCCGCGACAAGGCGGGGCAGGCCGGGGATCCGCCCACGAAAGCGGCCGACGAGGCGGAGCCCCCCTCCGCCTGA
- a CDS encoding methyl-accepting chemotaxis protein has product MAHRDMRISTRLPLMVILPAVIIALLLGGNAAIVSEKALAKDAREKLSIAHKSRINQLGMMLERVSREVRTLAAGQEAEEAVVDLAEAFGRLGADGESRLAELYIKGNPHPLGERHHLDDAGDGSPYSALHKRHHPRLRSLCLENGYYDLFLIDQAGNIVFTVYKEADFATNLRHGAWKETGLARVAGQVLDHPVPGSLAFVAFEAYAPSSGAPAAFLATPIHDPDSGALLGSLAIQLPADLINSIMKDTTGLGETGECYLVGADFMMHSDSRFQQESTILGREVRTDVVQAALAGQSGTTTTRDYRNQKVLSAYGPLELLGYRWAVLAEIDLAEVRAPIRSMLLRIGAFALITTLIIAWIGRRLARGLVQPITALTGNMSTLAEGRLEITIPFTERGDELGEMARAVEVFKLNGLEVRRLEAAQQEREAKEAEERRRLRLQLAAEFESSVGQVVQAVSAAAEELQATAQSMSALSVETSAQAGSVAAAAEQSSVNLGAVAAASEELSGSIGEINRQVRTSSEIAEQAVASSRTADQNVERLTQSVARIGEVADLIKSVADQTNLLALNATIEAARAGEAGKGFAVVADEVKTLARQTTQATEDIRQQILAIQQDTQEAARSIRDISRVIGQNDEIVTSIAGAMEEQGVTTHEIARNVEQAAMGTREVSGNVGALSTAAEETGAASSQVLGAAQELSRHAGLLSSEVQAYLRRVREN; this is encoded by the coding sequence ATGGCTCATCGCGACATGAGGATTTCAACCCGTCTCCCCTTGATGGTCATCCTTCCGGCGGTGATCATCGCCCTCCTGCTTGGCGGCAACGCCGCCATCGTCAGCGAGAAAGCCCTGGCCAAGGATGCCCGGGAGAAGCTGTCCATCGCCCACAAGAGCCGGATCAATCAACTGGGCATGATGCTGGAGCGTGTCTCGCGCGAGGTGCGCACCCTGGCCGCCGGACAGGAGGCCGAAGAGGCGGTGGTCGACCTGGCCGAGGCGTTCGGCCGGCTGGGTGCGGACGGGGAGAGCCGCCTGGCCGAGCTCTACATCAAGGGAAATCCCCATCCACTGGGCGAGCGGCACCACCTGGACGACGCCGGCGATGGATCGCCCTACTCGGCCCTCCACAAGCGGCACCATCCCCGCCTGCGCTCCCTCTGCCTGGAAAACGGCTACTACGACCTCTTCCTGATCGACCAGGCCGGCAACATTGTCTTCACGGTCTACAAGGAGGCGGACTTCGCCACCAATCTGCGCCACGGAGCCTGGAAGGAGACCGGGTTGGCGCGGGTGGCGGGGCAGGTGCTGGACCACCCGGTGCCGGGCAGCCTGGCCTTTGTCGCCTTCGAGGCCTACGCCCCCTCCTCCGGCGCCCCGGCCGCCTTCCTGGCAACCCCCATCCATGACCCGGATTCCGGCGCCTTGCTTGGATCGCTGGCCATTCAACTGCCCGCCGATCTGATCAACTCCATCATGAAGGACACGACCGGGCTGGGGGAGACGGGCGAGTGCTACCTGGTCGGGGCGGATTTCATGATGCACAGCGACAGCCGTTTCCAGCAGGAGAGCACCATCCTGGGCCGCGAGGTGAGGACGGACGTTGTCCAGGCGGCCTTGGCCGGCCAGTCCGGCACGACCACCACCCGGGATTACCGCAATCAGAAGGTGTTGAGCGCCTATGGCCCCCTGGAGCTGCTGGGTTACCGCTGGGCCGTGCTGGCCGAGATCGACCTGGCCGAGGTGAGGGCGCCCATTCGCAGCATGTTGCTGCGGATTGGCGCTTTCGCCCTGATCACCACCCTCATCATCGCCTGGATCGGGCGGCGCCTGGCCCGCGGCCTGGTCCAACCCATCACGGCGCTGACCGGGAACATGAGCACGCTGGCCGAGGGCCGGCTGGAGATCACGATCCCCTTCACCGAGCGCGGGGACGAACTGGGCGAGATGGCCCGGGCCGTGGAGGTGTTCAAGCTGAACGGGCTGGAAGTCCGCCGCCTGGAGGCCGCCCAGCAGGAGCGCGAGGCCAAGGAGGCCGAGGAGCGCCGGCGCCTCCGCCTGCAACTGGCCGCCGAGTTCGAGTCCAGCGTGGGACAGGTGGTGCAGGCCGTCTCCGCCGCCGCCGAGGAGTTGCAGGCCACCGCCCAGAGCATGTCCGCCCTGAGCGTGGAGACCAGCGCCCAGGCGGGCAGCGTCGCCGCAGCCGCCGAGCAGAGCAGCGTCAACCTGGGGGCCGTGGCCGCCGCCTCGGAGGAGCTGTCCGGCAGCATTGGCGAGATCAACCGCCAGGTGAGGACCTCCAGCGAGATCGCCGAGCAGGCCGTGGCCAGCAGCCGCACAGCCGACCAGAACGTGGAGCGCCTGACCCAGAGCGTGGCCCGCATCGGCGAGGTGGCGGACCTGATCAAGAGCGTGGCCGACCAGACCAACCTGCTCGCCCTCAACGCCACGATCGAGGCGGCGCGCGCCGGCGAGGCGGGCAAGGGCTTCGCCGTGGTGGCCGACGAGGTGAAGACCCTGGCCCGCCAGACAACCCAGGCCACCGAGGACATCCGCCAGCAGATCCTGGCCATCCAGCAGGACACCCAGGAGGCGGCGCGCAGCATCCGGGACATCTCGCGGGTGATCGGGCAGAACGACGAGATCGTCACCAGCATCGCCGGCGCCATGGAGGAACAGGGCGTCACGACCCATGAGATCGCCCGCAACGTGGAACAGGCCGCCATGGGCACGCGGGAGGTGAGCGGCAACGTCGGCGCCCTCAGCACCGCCGCCGAGGAGACGGGGGCGGCCAGCAGCCAGGTGCTGGGCGCCGCGCAGGAGCTGAGCCGGCATGCGGGGCTGCTCTCGAGCGAGGTGCAGGCCTACCTGCGGCGGGTGCGCGAGAACTGA
- a CDS encoding sigma-70 family RNA polymerase sigma factor has protein sequence MHAPDPPPADLFWRLLEPHWEKLCALARQLAPAGEEGDLLQDCLLKGVGGLPGLRDVDRFMAWMARILVHEARRRHRRGLWRRWGTRADPAEAMELPSGGDAGGEEHLRRRHLKCALAALAPARREVLLLHYLGGLSLAEVAQARGEALSAVKTRISRARRELRGMLEGRLNLALIGRQSEKELDHDFEQHLEAAPLRGQES, from the coding sequence ATGCATGCACCCGATCCACCCCCGGCCGACCTCTTCTGGAGGCTGCTGGAGCCGCACTGGGAGAAGCTGTGCGCCCTGGCGCGGCAGCTGGCGCCTGCCGGCGAGGAGGGCGACCTCTTGCAGGACTGCCTGCTCAAGGGAGTGGGCGGACTGCCCGGTCTGCGCGACGTGGACCGCTTCATGGCCTGGATGGCCCGCATCCTGGTCCATGAAGCCCGCCGCCGGCACCGTCGGGGCCTGTGGCGGCGCTGGGGGACGAGGGCGGATCCGGCCGAGGCGATGGAGCTGCCGTCCGGCGGGGACGCGGGCGGCGAGGAGCACCTGCGGCGCAGGCACCTCAAGTGTGCCCTGGCCGCCCTGGCGCCGGCGCGGCGCGAGGTGCTGCTCCTGCACTACCTGGGCGGCCTTTCGCTGGCCGAGGTGGCGCAGGCGCGCGGGGAGGCCCTCAGCGCCGTCAAGACGCGGATCAGCCGGGCGCGCCGGGAACTGCGGGGCATGCTGGAAGGCCGCCTCAACCTGGCCCTGATCGGACGACAGAGCGAGAAGGAGCTGGATCATGACTTCGAACAGCACCTGGAAGCCGCGCCTCTCCGCGGACAGGAGTCCTGA